A single window of Nicotiana tomentosiformis chromosome 1, ASM39032v3, whole genome shotgun sequence DNA harbors:
- the LOC104112513 gene encoding V-type proton ATPase subunit D: MSGQSQRLNVVPTVTMLGVIKARLVGATRGHALLKKKSDALTVQFRQILKNIVSTKESMGDVMKESSFALTEAKYAAGENIKHVVLENVQNATLKVRSRQENIAGVKLPKFEHFSEGETKNDLTGLARGGQQVQACRAAYVKSIELLVELASLQTSFLTLDEAIKTTNRRVNALENVVKPRLENTVLYIKGELDELEREDFFRLKKIQGYKKREVERQMASARQYAEERAAEELSLKKGITLGSAHNILSHASQKDEDIIF; encoded by the coding sequence ATGTCCGGGCAAAGTCAACGTTTGAATGTTGTCCCCACAGTTACGATGCTGGGAGTTATTAAAGCTCGCCTTGTTGGAGCAACAAGAGGCCATGCTTTGCTGAAAAAGAAAAGTGATGCTTTGACTGTGCAATTCCGTCAGATTCTAAAGAATATAGTGTCAACAAAGGAATCAATGGGAGATGTCATGAAAGAATCCTCCTTTGCACTGACTGAGGCAAAATATGCTGCTGGTGAGAACATCAAGCACGTTGTCCTTGAAAATGTCCAGAATGCAACTCTTAAAGTTCGATCTCGGCAGGAAAATATTGCCGGGGTGAAGCTCCCCAAGTTTGAACATTTCTCTGAAGGAGAGACCAAGAATGACCTGACTGGATTAGCTAGAGGGGGGCAACAGGTACAAGCCTGTCGTGCTGCTTACGTGAAATCTATTGAgttacttgttgagcttgcatcGCTGCAAACATCATTCTTGACTCTTGATGAGGCAATCAAGACCACAAATCGGAGGGTCAATGCCTTGGAGAATGTTGTAAAGCCTCGGCTGGAGAATACAGTTCTTTACATCAAGGGGGAACTTGATGAATTGGAAAGGGAAGACTTCTTCCGTCTGAAAAAGATACAAGGTTACAAGAAGAGGGAGGTAGAGAGACAGATGGCATCTGCCAGGCAATATGCGGAGGAGAGGGCTGCTGAAGAACTTTCTTTGAAGAAAGGCATTACGCTTGGTTCAGCCCATAACATACTGTCCCATGCTTCACAGAAAGATGAGGACATTATTTTCTGA